The Buchnera aphidicola (Sitobion avenae) genome contains a region encoding:
- a CDS encoding NUDIX domain-containing protein translates to MKDTEAVIGIIIHGKKIYVTRGKYKTNIWEFPGGKVKKHESIMHALKRELLEEVGIIVIEVSFFQYTEYVHLKKKIKLYFFLIKKWKGQPYSIEGYSYHWKFVYNLRPLDFPLANHHVIMSLKNKYLFI, encoded by the coding sequence ATGAAGGATACAGAAGCTGTAATTGGTATAATTATACATGGAAAAAAAATTTATGTAACTCGAGGCAAATATAAAACAAATATTTGGGAATTTCCAGGTGGAAAAGTTAAAAAACATGAAAGTATAATGCATGCATTAAAACGGGAATTATTGGAAGAAGTTGGAATTATCGTCATAGAAGTTAGTTTTTTTCAATATACAGAATATGTTCATCTTAAGAAAAAAATAAAATTATATTTTTTTTTAATAAAAAAATGGAAAGGGCAACCATATAGCATTGAAGGGTACTCTTATCATTGGAAGTTCGTATACAATTTAAGACCTCTCGATTTTCCACTTGCTAATCATCATGTTATAATGTCTCTTAAAAATAAATATTTATTTATTTAA
- the coaE gene encoding dephospho-CoA kinase (Dephospho-CoA kinase (CoaE) performs the final step in coenzyme A biosynthesis.) — MTYIVALTGGIGSGKTTVSNCFKKIGVNIIDTDIIARNIIEHDKYISSSIKKKFGKKILNLDHSINRFLLRKYIFNEKNYRVWLENLLHPKIYQETKRQIKLVESNWCLWVVPLLIEKKLEKKAHRVLLVDIPVKEQIKRIVKRDNITFLEAKKIISLQATRNKRISMSDDIIFNKKNMKKMNLYISYFNLLYSYLSKEYYKNKTINIKKNYLTTFY, encoded by the coding sequence ATGACTTATATTGTAGCACTTACTGGGGGTATTGGTAGTGGAAAAACTACCGTCTCTAATTGTTTTAAAAAAATAGGCGTTAATATTATCGATACAGATATCATTGCTAGAAATATAATAGAACATGATAAATATATATCATCTTCTATTAAGAAAAAATTTGGGAAAAAAATATTAAACTTAGATCATTCAATTAATCGATTTTTACTTAGAAAATACATTTTTAATGAAAAGAACTATCGTGTATGGTTAGAAAATCTATTACATCCTAAAATTTATCAAGAAACTAAGCGTCAAATAAAACTTGTAGAATCAAATTGGTGTTTATGGGTAGTACCATTGCTAATTGAAAAAAAATTAGAAAAAAAAGCTCATCGAGTTCTTTTAGTTGACATACCTGTGAAAGAACAAATAAAACGCATAGTTAAAAGAGATAATATTACATTTCTAGAAGCCAAAAAAATCATTTCATTACAGGCCACGAGAAACAAAAGAATATCTATGTCAGATGATATTATTTTCAATAAAAAAAATATGAAAAAAATGAATTTATATATTAGTTATTTTAATTTACTGTATTCATATCTATCAAAGGAGTATTATAAAAATAAAACTATAAACATTAAAAAAAATTATTTAACAACGTTTTACTAA
- a CDS encoding GMP reductase encodes MRIEEDIKLGFKDVLIKPKRSILKSRSEVNLVRRFSFKYSSNIWSGIPIIAANMDTIGTFEMVKSLSDFNILTAVHKYYSLEEWKTFIDLSSKEVLNHVIVSIGTSNIDFLKIKKIFLLSSELKYICIDVANGYSEHFVSFLKLVRDYFPDKIICAGNVVTGEMVEELILSGADIVKVGIGPGSVCTTRIKTGVGYPQLSAIIECADAAHGLNGQIISDGGCSVSGDIAKSFGGGADFVMLGGMLAGHRECAGKLIEEKSKKYMLFYGMSSISAMKRYEGKIAVYRASEGKTVKIPFRGDVDTTIRDILGGLRSSCTYVGAAKLKELTKRTTFIRVTEQENCVFNIFAE; translated from the coding sequence ATGAGAATTGAAGAAGATATTAAATTAGGTTTTAAAGATGTATTAATTAAACCTAAACGTTCTATATTAAAAAGTCGTTCTGAAGTTAATCTTGTTCGTCGTTTTTCTTTTAAATATTCTTCTAATATATGGTCTGGAATTCCTATTATTGCAGCAAACATGGATACAATAGGTACATTTGAGATGGTGAAATCTTTATCAGATTTTAATATACTCACTGCAGTACATAAATATTATTCTCTTGAAGAATGGAAAACTTTTATTGATTTATCTTCTAAAGAGGTATTAAATCATGTAATTGTATCAATTGGAACTTCTAATATAGATTTTTTAAAAATTAAAAAAATTTTTTTGTTGTCTTCTGAGTTAAAATATATTTGTATTGATGTTGCAAATGGTTATTCTGAACATTTTGTTTCTTTTTTAAAGTTAGTAAGAGATTATTTTCCAGATAAAATTATTTGTGCTGGCAATGTTGTTACTGGAGAAATGGTTGAAGAATTAATACTTTCTGGAGCAGATATAGTTAAAGTTGGTATTGGTCCAGGTTCTGTATGTACTACACGAATTAAAACTGGAGTTGGTTATCCTCAACTTTCAGCTATTATAGAGTGTGCTGATGCAGCGCATGGATTAAATGGTCAGATTATTAGTGATGGAGGGTGTTCTGTGTCTGGAGATATTGCTAAATCTTTTGGAGGTGGAGCGGATTTTGTAATGTTAGGAGGAATGCTTGCAGGTCATAGAGAATGTGCAGGGAAGTTAATAGAAGAAAAATCAAAAAAATATATGTTATTTTATGGTATGAGCTCTATTTCTGCCATGAAACGTTACGAAGGCAAAATTGCAGTATATCGTGCTTCTGAAGGTAAGACTGTGAAAATACCTTTCCGGGGGGATGTAGATACTACTATACGTGATATTTTAGGAGGATTACGTTCTTCTTGCACCTATGTCGGTGCTGCAAAGTTAAAAGAGTTGACAAAAAGAACTACATTTATACGAGTCACTGAGCAAGAAAATTGTGTTTTTAATATCTTTGCAGAATAA
- the aceE gene encoding pyruvate dehydrogenase (acetyl-transferring), homodimeric type gives MSERLYNDVDPIETSDWVQAIESVIREEGRERAHFLIEQVLKKSKINRVEFFRCFFTSNYINTICSEDESQYPGNLILEKRIRSAIRWNAIMMVLRASKKNLELGGHLSSFQSSATIYEVCFNHFFRAKNDKDGGDLVYFQGHISPGIYARAFLEGRLSEEQINNFRQEVDGKGLSSYPHPKLMPNFWQFPTVSMGLGPLCAIYQAKFLKYLQNRELKNTSEQIVYAFLGDGEMDEPESKGAISIAVREKLDNLIFIINCNLQRLDGPVVGNGKIVNELESFFYGAGWKVIKVIWGGRWDCLLKKDKTGKLIQLMNETVDGDYQTFKSKDGAYVRKYFFGKYQETYELVKDMTDEEIWRLNRGGHDPKKMFNALKKAKETKYKPTVILAHTVKGYGMGVTAEGKNIAHQIKKININGIMHIRDRFNIPVSDDDINKLPYVTFKKNSEEYYYIHSQRKKLGGYVPFRLSHFTTTTLVLPELIDFQPLLEEQKKDISTTIAFIRVLNIILKNKSIKHLIVPIIADEARTFGMEGLFRKIGIYSSSGQKYIPQDREQLAYYKEEKKGQILQEGINELGAASSWLAAATSYSTNDFPMIPFYIYYSIFGFQRIGDLFWAAGDQQARGFLIGGTSGRTTLNGEGLQHEDGHSHIQSLTIPNCISYDPSFAYEVAVIIQDGLRRMYGPSQENIYYYITTINENYHMPAMPVGVEEGICKGIYKLKTLHGTASKVQLIGSGAILRSVCEAAEILFKDYSLTIDVYSVTSFTELARNGEDCERWNMLHPNEKNKTAYVKQVMNDNPTVAATDYMKLFAEQIRHYIPSQEYHVLGTDGFGRSDSREKLRNHFEVNAYYIVVSALNLLANINHIKKKVVEDAIIKFNINANKINPRLA, from the coding sequence ATGTCAGAACGTTTATATAATGACGTGGATCCAATTGAAACTAGTGATTGGGTACAAGCTATTGAATCCGTTATTCGCGAAGAAGGTCGCGAAAGAGCTCATTTTTTAATTGAACAAGTTTTAAAAAAATCTAAAATAAATAGAGTAGAATTTTTTAGATGTTTTTTTACTAGTAATTACATTAATACTATTTGTAGTGAGGATGAATCTCAATATCCTGGAAATCTCATTTTAGAAAAGCGCATTCGTTCAGCAATTCGTTGGAATGCTATTATGATGGTACTCCGCGCATCTAAAAAAAATTTGGAATTAGGCGGTCATTTATCATCTTTTCAGTCATCTGCCACCATATATGAAGTATGTTTTAATCATTTTTTTAGAGCTAAAAATGATAAAGATGGCGGTGATTTAGTTTATTTTCAAGGTCATATTTCACCAGGAATCTATGCTCGTGCTTTTTTGGAAGGACGGTTATCAGAAGAGCAAATTAATAATTTTAGACAAGAAGTTGATGGGAAAGGTTTGTCTTCTTATCCTCATCCTAAATTAATGCCAAATTTTTGGCAATTTCCTACTGTATCTATGGGTTTAGGTCCGCTTTGCGCTATTTATCAAGCAAAATTTTTAAAGTATTTGCAAAATAGAGAATTAAAGAATACTTCAGAACAAATAGTTTATGCCTTTTTAGGTGATGGTGAAATGGATGAACCGGAATCTAAAGGTGCTATTTCTATAGCTGTACGTGAAAAACTAGATAATTTGATATTTATAATTAACTGTAATTTACAAAGATTAGATGGTCCAGTAGTCGGTAATGGAAAAATTGTAAATGAATTAGAAAGTTTTTTTTATGGTGCTGGATGGAAGGTGATCAAAGTTATATGGGGTGGAAGATGGGATTGTTTGTTAAAAAAAGATAAAACTGGTAAATTAATTCAATTAATGAATGAAACGGTTGATGGAGATTATCAAACTTTTAAATCTAAAGATGGCGCATATGTTCGTAAATATTTTTTTGGTAAATATCAAGAAACATATGAGTTAGTTAAAGACATGACTGACGAAGAAATATGGAGATTAAACAGAGGGGGGCATGATCCAAAAAAAATGTTTAATGCTCTCAAAAAAGCAAAAGAAACAAAATATAAACCAACAGTTATTTTGGCTCATACTGTTAAAGGATATGGAATGGGAGTAACCGCAGAAGGTAAAAATATTGCCCATCAAATCAAAAAAATTAATATAAATGGAATAATGCATATTCGAGATCGTTTTAATATTCCTGTATCAGATGATGATATAAATAAATTACCATATGTAACTTTTAAAAAAAATTCTGAAGAATATTATTATATACACTCACAGAGAAAAAAATTGGGTGGTTATGTTCCATTTAGATTATCTCATTTTACTACTACTACATTAGTACTACCAGAATTAATAGATTTTCAACCATTATTAGAAGAACAAAAAAAAGATATTTCTACAACTATAGCTTTTATACGTGTTTTAAATATTATATTAAAAAATAAATCTATAAAACATTTAATAGTCCCAATTATTGCGGATGAAGCACGTACCTTTGGAATGGAAGGATTATTCCGGAAAATTGGTATTTATAGTTCTAGCGGTCAAAAGTATATTCCTCAAGATCGAGAACAATTAGCATACTATAAAGAAGAAAAAAAAGGTCAAATATTACAAGAAGGAATAAATGAATTAGGTGCGGCTTCGTCATGGTTAGCTGCTGCTACTTCCTATAGTACTAATGATTTTCCTATGATCCCTTTTTATATTTACTATTCAATTTTTGGTTTTCAAAGAATTGGTGATTTATTTTGGGCTGCTGGAGATCAACAAGCAAGAGGTTTTTTAATTGGAGGGACTTCAGGAAGAACTACTTTAAATGGTGAGGGATTACAACATGAAGATGGACATAGTCACATACAGTCTTTAACTATTCCTAATTGTATATCTTATGATCCTTCTTTTGCCTATGAAGTTGCTGTCATCATACAAGATGGTTTAAGGCGCATGTATGGTCCTTCTCAAGAAAATATATACTATTATATTACTACAATCAATGAAAACTATCATATGCCTGCTATGCCTGTAGGTGTAGAAGAAGGTATTTGCAAAGGAATTTATAAATTAAAAACTTTACATGGTACTGCATCAAAAGTACAGTTAATAGGTTCTGGTGCCATTTTACGTTCTGTCTGTGAAGCTGCAGAAATTTTATTTAAAGACTATTCTTTGACAATAGATGTATATAGTGTTACTTCTTTTACAGAATTAGCTAGAAACGGTGAAGATTGTGAACGATGGAATATGTTACATCCTAATGAAAAAAATAAAACAGCATATGTCAAACAAGTTATGAATGACAATCCTACAGTTGCTGCTACTGATTATATGAAATTATTTGCTGAGCAAATTCGTCATTATATTCCGTCACAAGAATATCATGTATTAGGAACAGATGGTTTTGGTCGTTCAGACAGTCGTGAAAAGTTACGAAATCACTTTGAAGTAAATGCGTATTATATTGTTGTATCTGCTTTAAATTTATTAGCTAATATAAATCATATTAAGAAAAAAGTAGTAGAAGATGCAATTATTAAATTTAATATTAATGCTAATAAAATCAATCCGCGTTTGGCTTAA
- a CDS encoding 2-oxo acid dehydrogenase subunit E2 has protein sequence MDIEVKMPDIGLDEVEVIEILVNINEKIETEQGLIVVEGDKTSMEIPSPISGIVKNIYIKIGDKIKTDSLIMMFIENDTNFHKKQKEENYLDRNDKIHIEKKNKEDVFFHATPVVRRLARNLNINLCSIIGTGPKNRILKEDVELYQDNYKKNVLENKKSVNFKNDENLKEEEFELSSVQKMIGKNLHQNWMNIPHVTQFDEVDITTLEKFRKKYNFEKYGHKKTSNNITILVFVIKVVAYALEKFPMFNSSFTLKNKKIILKKYINIGFAIDVNNDLFVPVLKHVNTKNIEQLSSELILLSEKARKRQLNLSDMTEGCFTISNLGGIGGSWFSPIINSPEVAILGISKSQVKPLWNGKEFIPSLMLPLSLSYDHRVINGAYAARFIAFISKLLSDIHFLIM, from the coding sequence GTGGATATTGAAGTAAAAATGCCTGATATTGGCTTAGATGAAGTAGAGGTAATAGAAATATTAGTTAATATTAATGAAAAAATAGAAACGGAACAAGGATTAATAGTTGTAGAAGGAGATAAAACTTCTATGGAAATACCATCACCCATATCAGGTATTGTAAAAAATATTTACATTAAAATTGGGGACAAAATTAAAACAGATTCTCTTATAATGATGTTTATAGAAAATGATACTAATTTTCATAAAAAGCAAAAAGAAGAAAATTATTTAGATAGAAATGATAAAATTCATATTGAAAAAAAAAATAAAGAAGATGTTTTTTTTCATGCCACTCCAGTTGTAAGACGTTTAGCACGAAATTTAAATATTAATTTATGTAGTATAATTGGTACTGGACCTAAAAATCGAATTTTAAAAGAAGATGTAGAATTGTATCAAGACAATTATAAAAAAAACGTTTTAGAAAATAAAAAATCTGTTAATTTCAAAAATGATGAGAATTTAAAAGAAGAAGAGTTTGAACTAAGTAGCGTTCAAAAAATGATTGGTAAAAATTTACATCAAAATTGGATGAATATACCGCATGTCACACAATTTGATGAAGTTGATATTACTACATTGGAAAAATTTCGCAAAAAATATAATTTTGAAAAATATGGTCATAAAAAAACAAGTAATAATATTACAATATTAGTTTTTGTAATTAAAGTAGTTGCGTATGCATTAGAAAAATTTCCTATGTTCAATAGTTCTTTTACTCTTAAAAATAAAAAAATTATTTTAAAAAAATACATCAATATTGGATTTGCTATAGATGTAAATAATGATTTATTCGTTCCTGTATTAAAACATGTTAACACAAAAAACATTGAACAATTATCCTCTGAATTAATATTACTATCAGAAAAAGCACGGAAAAGACAATTAAATCTTTCAGATATGACAGAAGGATGTTTTACAATATCTAATTTAGGAGGAATAGGAGGAAGTTGGTTTTCTCCGATTATTAACTCACCAGAAGTTGCAATTCTTGGTATTTCAAAATCTCAGGTTAAACCATTATGGAATGGAAAAGAATTTATTCCTTCTTTAATGTTGCCTTTGTCTTTATCTTATGATCATCGTGTAATAAATGGAGCTTATGCAGCACGTTTTATTGCGTTTATTAGTAAACTTCTATCTGATATACATTTTTTAATTATGTAG
- the lpdA gene encoding dihydrolipoyl dehydrogenase, whose protein sequence is MHQKIYAQVVIIGSGPAGYSAAFRCADLGLDTVLIERYNKLGGVCLNVGCIPSKTLLHIAKVIKEAKELHETGVSFSNPEIDINKIKSWKENIINKLTHGLSNMSKKRKIRIFQGNAVFNTEKSLLVISQKDTFTIFFDNAIIATGSKPIKIPSIPKDDERIWDSTDSLSLKKIPNRFLIIGSGIIGLEMATIYSALGSNVDIIDRFNHFLPSIDKDITDIYRKSINKRFNLMLNTHIDTVSLKKNGLLVNMVQDNCANTDVFYDAILVAIGRTPNIKELGLDKIGLKINSFGFIEVDKQLKTNISHIYAIGDVTGAPMLAHKGVHEGHIAAEVISGKQHYFEPKVIPSIAYTEPEIAWVGLNETQAKKDNIVYETAIFPWSASGRAIASNCSTGMTKLIFNKQDNKIIGGSIVGTNAGELIGEVGLAIEMGCDAEDIALTIHAHPTLYESIGLSAEIFQGTATDVLNFKLNK, encoded by the coding sequence ATGCATCAAAAAATATACGCACAAGTTGTAATTATTGGATCGGGCCCCGCAGGTTATTCTGCAGCTTTTCGTTGTGCAGATCTAGGTTTAGATACTGTTTTGATAGAGCGTTATAACAAATTAGGTGGTGTTTGTTTAAATGTTGGTTGTATACCTTCAAAAACGTTATTACATATAGCCAAAGTTATTAAAGAAGCAAAAGAATTACATGAAACTGGTGTATCTTTTAGTAATCCAGAAATTGATATTAATAAAATAAAAAGTTGGAAAGAAAATATTATAAATAAACTGACTCATGGTTTATCTAACATGAGTAAAAAAAGAAAAATAAGAATATTCCAAGGTAATGCTGTTTTTAATACTGAAAAAAGCCTTTTAGTTATTAGTCAAAAAGATACATTTACTATTTTTTTTGATAATGCAATTATTGCGACAGGTTCTAAGCCGATTAAAATTCCTTCAATTCCTAAGGATGATGAAAGAATTTGGGATTCAACTGATTCTTTATCATTAAAAAAAATACCTAATCGTTTTTTAATTATAGGTAGTGGAATTATTGGTTTAGAAATGGCAACAATATATAGTGCATTAGGATCAAACGTTGATATTATTGATAGATTTAATCATTTCCTTCCTTCAATAGATAAAGATATTACTGATATATATAGAAAATCTATTAATAAAAGATTTAATTTAATGTTAAATACTCACATAGATACGGTTAGTTTAAAAAAAAATGGATTATTAGTAAATATGGTACAAGATAATTGTGCTAATACAGATGTATTTTATGACGCTATATTAGTTGCAATAGGTAGAACTCCTAATATTAAAGAATTAGGATTAGATAAAATAGGATTAAAAATCAATAGTTTTGGGTTTATTGAAGTCGATAAACAATTAAAAACAAATATATCTCATATTTATGCCATTGGTGATGTAACTGGTGCACCTATGTTAGCCCATAAAGGTGTACATGAGGGACATATTGCAGCAGAAGTTATTTCTGGTAAACAACATTATTTTGAACCTAAAGTTATTCCATCCATAGCATATACTGAACCTGAAATTGCTTGGGTTGGATTAAATGAAACACAGGCTAAAAAGGATAATATAGTTTATGAAACTGCAATTTTTCCTTGGAGTGCATCCGGGAGAGCTATTGCTTCAAATTGTAGTACAGGAATGACTAAACTAATTTTTAATAAACAAGATAATAAAATTATTGGTGGGTCTATAGTAGGAACAAATGCTGGGGAGTTAATTGGTGAAGTTGGACTTGCTATTGAAATGGGGTGCGACGCTGAGGATATCGCATTAACTATTCATGCCCATCCTACTTTATATGAATCAATTGGTTTATCTGCAGAAATTTTTCAGGGTACAGCAACAGATGTGTTAAATTTTAAATTAAATAAATAA
- the speD gene encoding adenosylmethionine decarboxylase, giving the protein MQKLKLHGFNNLTKSLSFCIYDICYANTNDSRNSYISYIDEQYNAIRLTKILKETCLIIGANVLNIFHQDYEPQGASVTILVCEEPINRDKINILNNNIVSSSVLAHLDKSHICVHTYPESHPQNGICTFRADIEVSTCGIISPLNALNYLIHQLESDIVTIEYRVRGFTRDIYGTKHFIDHKINSIQNFMSNDIKSMYDMVDVNVYQENIFHTRMLLREFNLKNYLFNIHLEDLKQKERSYIVNLLWREMREIYYGRNISMIDFA; this is encoded by the coding sequence TTGCAAAAACTAAAATTACATGGCTTTAATAATTTAACTAAAAGCCTAAGTTTTTGTATCTATGATATTTGCTATGCGAATACTAATGATTCACGTAACAGTTATATTTCTTATATTGACGAACAATATAATGCTATTCGATTGACTAAAATTTTAAAAGAAACCTGTTTAATTATTGGTGCTAACGTATTGAATATATTTCATCAAGATTATGAACCTCAAGGTGCAAGTGTTACTATTTTAGTATGTGAAGAGCCAATTAATAGAGATAAAATTAATATTTTAAACAACAATATTGTATCATCTTCTGTCCTTGCTCATTTAGATAAAAGTCATATTTGTGTACATACGTATCCAGAAAGTCATCCTCAGAATGGAATTTGCACTTTTCGAGCTGATATCGAAGTGTCAACATGTGGAATTATATCACCTCTAAATGCGTTAAATTATCTAATACATCAATTAGAGTCAGATATTGTAACAATTGAATATCGTGTTCGGGGATTTACTAGAGATATTTATGGGACAAAACATTTTATCGATCATAAAATTAATTCTATTCAAAATTTTATGTCGAATGACATAAAATCAATGTATGATATGGTTGATGTGAATGTATATCAAGAAAACATTTTTCACACCCGAATGTTATTAAGAGAATTTAATTTGAAAAATTACTTGTTTAACATTCATTTAGAAGATCTAAAACAAAAAGAACGTTCTTATATTGTTAACTTGCTCTGGAGGGAAATGCGTGAAATCTATTATGGTAGAAATATATCTATGATAGATTTTGCTTAA
- the speE gene encoding polyamine aminopropyltransferase: MDQKKKWHEKLYCHLGQYFLIEELLYKKKTAYQKVMIFKNSIFGKVMVIDDIVQTTERDEFIYHEMLTHVPIFSHGSIKNVLIIGGGDGGILREVCRHKNIENITMVEIDIDIINLCKKYFPNHSKNAYQDSRLKLIIDDGLNFTKKTKEKFDLIISDSTDPVSCGKNLFLSEFYFNCKNCLNKNGIFVAQNGVFFLQKNESILTYKNLKKHFCDTRFYQANIPTYYGGIMIFAWGSNNTELYKNNLQNIKSRIKHTKLAFNYYNAKIHMSSFYLPQYILNILDES, from the coding sequence ATGGATCAGAAAAAAAAATGGCACGAAAAACTTTATTGTCATCTTGGACAATATTTTTTAATTGAAGAACTACTATATAAAAAAAAAACTGCTTATCAAAAAGTAATGATTTTTAAAAATTCTATCTTTGGCAAAGTTATGGTGATAGATGATATTGTTCAAACAACTGAACGTGATGAATTTATATATCATGAAATGCTAACTCATGTACCTATATTTTCTCATGGTTCAATAAAAAACGTATTAATAATAGGAGGAGGTGATGGAGGCATACTTCGTGAGGTATGTAGACATAAAAATATTGAAAATATTACTATGGTAGAGATTGATATCGATATTATTAATTTGTGTAAAAAATATTTTCCCAATCATAGTAAAAACGCTTATCAAGATTCTCGTTTAAAATTAATTATTGATGACGGTTTAAATTTTACAAAAAAAACAAAAGAAAAGTTTGATTTAATTATATCTGATTCTACAGATCCTGTTAGTTGTGGGAAAAATTTATTTTTATCAGAATTTTATTTTAATTGTAAAAATTGTTTGAATAAAAACGGAATTTTTGTAGCACAAAATGGTGTTTTTTTTCTTCAAAAAAATGAAAGCATTCTTACTTATAAAAATTTAAAAAAACACTTCTGTGATACAAGATTTTATCAAGCAAATATTCCAACTTATTACGGCGGAATAATGATTTTTGCATGGGGTAGCAACAATACAGAATTGTATAAAAATAATCTACAAAACATAAAATCACGCATAAAACATACAAAGTTAGCTTTTAATTACTATAATGCTAAAATTCATATGAGCAGTTTTTATTTACCTCAATATATTCTCAATATATTAGATGAAAGTTAA
- a CDS encoding 5'-methylthioadenosine/adenosylhomocysteine nucleosidase, with amino-acid sequence MKIGIIGAINQEIKTLKKIIHPYIKNNISNIKLYQGKFKKNIIFLIKSGIGKVAASMSTMTLINLYQPDIIINSGSAGSLNALLKIGDIIIPEKTCYYDVDLINFGYALGQVPKYPEKFIINDKIYNFCKKNTSKYELKCTKGLIVSGDSFIRKNSRIKSLKNKFPHAIAVEMESAAIAQVCYTFNIPLIVIKSISDLSDNSATFNFKKNISIASFQSAKFVKIILENLNNM; translated from the coding sequence ATGAAAATTGGAATAATAGGTGCTATAAATCAAGAAATTAAAACACTTAAAAAAATAATACATCCATACATAAAAAACAATATTAGTAATATTAAACTTTATCAAGGAAAATTTAAAAAAAATATTATTTTTTTAATAAAATCAGGAATAGGAAAAGTTGCTGCCAGCATGTCAACTATGACTCTTATTAACTTATATCAACCAGATATTATTATCAATAGCGGTTCTGCTGGTAGTTTAAATGCATTGCTAAAAATTGGCGATATTATTATTCCTGAAAAAACATGTTACTACGATGTAGATTTAATTAATTTTGGATATGCTTTAGGACAAGTACCTAAATATCCAGAAAAATTTATTATCAACGATAAAATATATAATTTTTGCAAAAAAAATACTTCTAAATATGAATTAAAGTGTACGAAAGGACTTATTGTTAGTGGAGATTCGTTTATCAGAAAAAACTCACGTATAAAAAGTTTAAAAAATAAATTTCCTCATGCTATAGCCGTTGAAATGGAATCCGCAGCAATAGCTCAAGTTTGCTATACATTTAATATTCCTCTAATTGTTATAAAATCTATCTCTGATTTATCTGATAATAGCGCTACATTTAATTTCAAAAAAAATATTTCAATTGCATCATTTCAATCTGCCAAATTTGTAAAAATAATTTTAGAAAATCTAAATAACATGTAA
- the erpA gene encoding iron-sulfur cluster insertion protein ErpA yields the protein MEKSFKDYLTFTEKAIKKIKELVAIKDNNNLKLRIYINGGGCSGFQYQFIFDTLINEDDIIIVQSDISLIIDPISLQYLYGGKIDYLENLEGSKFIVSNPNAKNTCGCGSSFSI from the coding sequence ATGGAAAAATCTTTTAAAGATTATCTTACATTTACCGAAAAAGCAATTAAAAAAATAAAAGAACTTGTTGCAATAAAAGACAACAATAATTTAAAATTAAGAATTTATATAAATGGTGGAGGATGCAGTGGTTTTCAGTATCAATTTATCTTTGATACTTTAATAAATGAAGATGATATTATAATTGTTCAATCGGATATCTCATTAATTATTGATCCTATTAGTTTGCAGTATTTATATGGAGGTAAAATAGATTATTTAGAAAATTTAGAAGGTTCTAAATTTATAGTTTCTAATCCTAATGCAAAAAATACATGTGGATGCGGTTCATCATTCAGCATTTAA